A region from the Vanacampus margaritifer isolate UIUO_Vmar chromosome 5, RoL_Vmar_1.0, whole genome shotgun sequence genome encodes:
- the LOC144052072 gene encoding uncharacterized protein LOC144052072 isoform X4 produces MWVLAIDHAVTESSGPEWTQQNQSALNKFSPAREPRLHGIPQDMVSGRGSQFTSRVWQEFCRALETTASLTSGYHPQFNGQVVRANQDLETTLRCDASRLPSSWATRLPWVEYAHNSLISSATGVGCSGTICQSPVPQSQESAAGNSSCSWSDSGTQLADRHRMPAPDYKPSLLTQGPSGVSRFPPQTHD; encoded by the exons ATGTGGGTCCTTGCCATTGACCACGCCGTCACAGAATCTTCTGGCCCAGAATGGACCCAGCAGAATCAGAGCGCCTTAAACAAGTTTTCTCCAGCCAGGGAGCCCAG ACTGCACGGCATTCCCCAAGACATGGTCTCTGGCAGAGGCTCGCAATTCACATCACGAGTTTGGCAAGAGTTCTGTCGGGCGCTGGAAACCACTGCCAGCCTTACGTCCGGTTACCATCCCCAATTCAACGGCCAGGTCGTACGGGCTAACCAGGACCTGGAGACCACTCTGCGTTGTGATGCCTCCCGACTTCCTTCCTCCTGGGCTACTCGCCTCCCATGGGTCGAATATGCACACAACTCCTTAATCAGCTCCGCCACAG GAGTCGGATGCAGCGGTACCATCTGTCAGAGCCCAGTTCCTCAGAGTCAGGAGAGTGCGGCGGGAAACTCGAGCTGCTCTTGGTCGGACAGCGGAACGCAGCTGGCGGACCGCCACCGAATGCCAGCTCCTGACTACAAG CCTTCCCTCCTCACTCAAGGTCCATCCGGTGTTTCACGTTTCCCTCCTCAAACCCATGACTGA
- the LOC144052072 gene encoding uncharacterized protein LOC144052072 isoform X2, which produces MWVLAIDHAVTESSGPEWTQQNQSALNKFSPAREPRLHGIPQDMVSGRGSQFTSRVWQEFCRALETTASLTSGYHPQFNGQVVRANQDLETTLRCDASRLPSSWATRLPWESDAAVPSVRAQFLRVRRVRRETRAALGRTAERSWRTATECQLLTTSLPSSLKVHPVFHVSLLKPMTESPLQPPAPPPPRLIEGHPSYTVDWILDVRRRGTGYQYLVDWEGYGPEKRSWISRSLSCCRTFVVDFRVSRVGGQEAPVRWEVLLWL; this is translated from the exons ATGTGGGTCCTTGCCATTGACCACGCCGTCACAGAATCTTCTGGCCCAGAATGGACCCAGCAGAATCAGAGCGCCTTAAACAAGTTTTCTCCAGCCAGGGAGCCCAG ACTGCACGGCATTCCCCAAGACATGGTCTCTGGCAGAGGCTCGCAATTCACATCACGAGTTTGGCAAGAGTTCTGTCGGGCGCTGGAAACCACTGCCAGCCTTACGTCCGGTTACCATCCCCAATTCAACGGCCAGGTCGTACGGGCTAACCAGGACCTGGAGACCACTCTGCGTTGTGATGCCTCCCGACTTCCTTCCTCCTGGGCTACTCGCCTCCCATGG GAGTCGGATGCAGCGGTACCATCTGTCAGAGCCCAGTTCCTCAGAGTCAGGAGAGTGCGGCGGGAAACTCGAGCTGCTCTTGGTCGGACAGCGGAACGCAGCTGGCGGACCGCCACCGAATGCCAGCTCCTGACTACAAG CCTTCCCTCCTCACTCAAGGTCCATCCGGTGTTTCACGTTTCCCTCCTCAAACCCATGACTGAGAGCCCTCTCCAACCTCCTGCTCCACCTCCTCCGCGTCTCATCGAGGGCCATCCATCTTACACTGTGGACTGGATTCTGGACGTCCGCAGGCGAGGCACGGGCTACCAGTATCTGGTTGATTGGGAGGGGTACGGTCCCGAGAAGCGTTCCTGGATATCCCGCTCCCTCAGCTGCTGCAGGACGTTTGTAGTAGATTTCCGAGTAAGCCGGGTAGGAGGCCAGGAAGCGCCCGTTAGGTGGGAGGTACTGTTGTGGTTGTGA
- the LOC144052072 gene encoding uncharacterized protein LOC144052072 isoform X1, translated as MWVLAIDHAVTESSGPEWTQQNQSALNKFSPAREPRLHGIPQDMVSGRGSQFTSRVWQEFCRALETTASLTSGYHPQFNGQVVRANQDLETTLRCDASRLPSSWATRLPWVEYAHNSLISSATGVGCSGTICQSPVPQSQESAAGNSSCSWSDSGTQLADRHRMPAPDYKVHPVFHVSLLKPMTESPLQPPAPPPPRLIEGHPSYTVDWILDVRRRGTGYQYLVDWEGYGPEKRSWISRSLSCCRTFVVDFRVSRVGGQEAPVRWEVLLWL; from the exons ATGTGGGTCCTTGCCATTGACCACGCCGTCACAGAATCTTCTGGCCCAGAATGGACCCAGCAGAATCAGAGCGCCTTAAACAAGTTTTCTCCAGCCAGGGAGCCCAG ACTGCACGGCATTCCCCAAGACATGGTCTCTGGCAGAGGCTCGCAATTCACATCACGAGTTTGGCAAGAGTTCTGTCGGGCGCTGGAAACCACTGCCAGCCTTACGTCCGGTTACCATCCCCAATTCAACGGCCAGGTCGTACGGGCTAACCAGGACCTGGAGACCACTCTGCGTTGTGATGCCTCCCGACTTCCTTCCTCCTGGGCTACTCGCCTCCCATGGGTCGAATATGCACACAACTCCTTAATCAGCTCCGCCACAG GAGTCGGATGCAGCGGTACCATCTGTCAGAGCCCAGTTCCTCAGAGTCAGGAGAGTGCGGCGGGAAACTCGAGCTGCTCTTGGTCGGACAGCGGAACGCAGCTGGCGGACCGCCACCGAATGCCAGCTCCTGACTACAAG GTCCATCCGGTGTTTCACGTTTCCCTCCTCAAACCCATGACTGAGAGCCCTCTCCAACCTCCTGCTCCACCTCCTCCGCGTCTCATCGAGGGCCATCCATCTTACACTGTGGACTGGATTCTGGACGTCCGCAGGCGAGGCACGGGCTACCAGTATCTGGTTGATTGGGAGGGGTACGGTCCCGAGAAGCGTTCCTGGATATCCCGCTCCCTCAGCTGCTGCAGGACGTTTGTAGTAGATTTCCGAGTAAGCCGGGTAGGAGGCCAGGAAGCGCCCGTTAGGTGGGAGGTACTGTTGTGGTTGTGA
- the LOC144052072 gene encoding uncharacterized protein LOC144052072 isoform X3: MVSGRGSQFTSRVWQEFCRALETTASLTSGYHPQFNGQVVRANQDLETTLRCDASRLPSSWATRLPWVEYAHNSLISSATGVGCSGTICQSPVPQSQESAAGNSSCSWSDSGTQLADRHRMPAPDYKVHPVFHVSLLKPMTESPLQPPAPPPPRLIEGHPSYTVDWILDVRRRGTGYQYLVDWEGYGPEKRSWISRSLSCCRTFVVDFRVSRVGGQEAPVRWEVLLWL, encoded by the exons ATGGTCTCTGGCAGAGGCTCGCAATTCACATCACGAGTTTGGCAAGAGTTCTGTCGGGCGCTGGAAACCACTGCCAGCCTTACGTCCGGTTACCATCCCCAATTCAACGGCCAGGTCGTACGGGCTAACCAGGACCTGGAGACCACTCTGCGTTGTGATGCCTCCCGACTTCCTTCCTCCTGGGCTACTCGCCTCCCATGGGTCGAATATGCACACAACTCCTTAATCAGCTCCGCCACAG GAGTCGGATGCAGCGGTACCATCTGTCAGAGCCCAGTTCCTCAGAGTCAGGAGAGTGCGGCGGGAAACTCGAGCTGCTCTTGGTCGGACAGCGGAACGCAGCTGGCGGACCGCCACCGAATGCCAGCTCCTGACTACAAG GTCCATCCGGTGTTTCACGTTTCCCTCCTCAAACCCATGACTGAGAGCCCTCTCCAACCTCCTGCTCCACCTCCTCCGCGTCTCATCGAGGGCCATCCATCTTACACTGTGGACTGGATTCTGGACGTCCGCAGGCGAGGCACGGGCTACCAGTATCTGGTTGATTGGGAGGGGTACGGTCCCGAGAAGCGTTCCTGGATATCCCGCTCCCTCAGCTGCTGCAGGACGTTTGTAGTAGATTTCCGAGTAAGCCGGGTAGGAGGCCAGGAAGCGCCCGTTAGGTGGGAGGTACTGTTGTGGTTGTGA